The proteins below come from a single bacterium genomic window:
- a CDS encoding glycoside hydrolase family 18 protein, with protein sequence MKIAVCTAVLATLMIVACFDGVSTVSAQELVLGYYPAWGKERYPAEAINFSILTNIIHAFAWPDSAGNIVLWEGFAYPGLVEATHRAGRKITVALGGWGNCTGFPPVTADPALRARFIANIMDFCRTNGYDGIDLDWEFPANPAERGNLTILVNELRKAADKSGNPFLITMAVSAGTWSGDHNDYAALKDKVDWFNVMTYDFYGSWTAVAGHNAPLYGSQESVNTSVAFLTKKMGVPPEKILLGLPFYGRQFKTMQLYGPKTGGDGISYRDIVKRLDEGWTRSWDDVSMVPYLVNPEKNTMIFYDDPESIAIKCAYAREKKLRGVMIWSIGSDYMDGSQPLLEAIGKAKGAAGNY encoded by the coding sequence ATGAAAATCGCGGTATGTACAGCCGTTCTTGCAACATTGATGATTGTCGCATGTTTCGATGGAGTAAGCACCGTTTCGGCCCAGGAGCTCGTGCTCGGCTATTATCCGGCATGGGGCAAGGAACGCTATCCGGCCGAGGCAATCAATTTCAGCATTCTCACAAACATCATCCATGCCTTTGCCTGGCCGGATTCGGCCGGAAACATCGTGCTCTGGGAAGGTTTTGCATACCCCGGGCTTGTCGAGGCAACCCACCGCGCCGGGAGAAAAATCACCGTGGCGCTCGGCGGCTGGGGAAACTGCACGGGATTCCCTCCTGTGACGGCCGACCCCGCTCTGAGGGCGCGTTTCATCGCGAACATCATGGATTTCTGCCGGACGAACGGCTATGACGGCATCGATCTCGACTGGGAGTTTCCCGCCAATCCCGCAGAACGCGGTAACCTCACCATTCTGGTGAACGAGCTGCGCAAAGCGGCCGACAAATCCGGGAATCCGTTTCTCATCACCATGGCAGTCTCCGCGGGAACGTGGTCGGGCGACCACAACGATTATGCCGCGCTCAAAGACAAGGTCGACTGGTTCAATGTCATGACCTACGATTTCTACGGCTCGTGGACGGCGGTCGCGGGACACAACGCACCTCTCTACGGTTCCCAGGAATCGGTGAACACGTCCGTCGCGTTTCTCACGAAAAAAATGGGCGTTCCGCCGGAAAAGATTCTGCTCGGCCTCCCGTTCTACGGCCGTCAGTTCAAAACCATGCAGCTTTATGGTCCAAAAACAGGCGGCGACGGAATATCGTACAGGGATATAGTGAAAAGGCTCGACGAGGGCTGGACACGGTCATGGGACGATGTCTCCATGGTCCCGTATCTCGTGAATCCCGAGAAAAACACGATGATTTTCTACGACGATCCGGAGTCCATAGCGATCAAGTGCGCCTATGCCCGCGAAAAGAAACTCCGGGGAGTGATGATCTGGTCTATCGGAAGCGACTACATGGATGGCAGCCAGCCCCTCCTCGAAGCAATCGGAAAGGCAAAGGGCGCAGCCGGCAATTACTGA
- a CDS encoding MarC family protein, with translation MPFLKSYFVCLVKIAIAEDVIGILPIYLFLVKELPEDRKKSVLRLGLLTAFSVGLFFLFLGKVLLNAMEITIEDFQVGGGLILVLMGIDDLLGEEKKLRKPTESFSIVPLGIPLIIGPAVISTMMLLVDIHGTAPSLMAFLTMIFVTGLAFYYGVRIEKILGKNGIRVISKITMLLLIALGIKMIRMGVMAFIFEGR, from the coding sequence CTTGTAAAAATTGCCATTGCCGAGGATGTGATCGGTATTCTTCCCATCTATCTTTTCCTCGTGAAGGAGCTGCCGGAGGACAGGAAAAAGTCGGTGCTCCGTCTCGGACTCCTGACCGCTTTTTCCGTGGGGCTCTTTTTTCTTTTTCTCGGGAAAGTACTCCTCAACGCCATGGAAATAACCATCGAGGATTTCCAGGTCGGCGGCGGGCTTATCCTCGTTCTCATGGGCATCGACGATCTTCTCGGCGAGGAGAAAAAACTCCGCAAGCCCACGGAATCCTTCAGCATCGTTCCCCTCGGGATACCGCTCATCATCGGCCCGGCGGTCATCAGCACCATGATGCTGCTGGTCGATATTCATGGCACCGCGCCATCCCTCATGGCGTTTCTCACCATGATTTTCGTCACCGGCCTCGCCTTTTATTACGGCGTCCGTATCGAAAAAATCCTCGGAAAGAACGGGATCAGAGTTATATCGAAAATAACCATGCTTCTCCTGATCGCCCTCGGAATAAAAATGATCCGCATGGGTGTCATGGCGTTCATTTTTGAAGGGCGATAA